The Periplaneta americana isolate PAMFEO1 chromosome 16, P.americana_PAMFEO1_priV1, whole genome shotgun sequence genome segment ATAAGATTATATAGGTTCCGACACAAACCAAAAAATATACAAGGAAGCACATTGTAACACTACACCTCACTAGAGCAGGTTACAGGATCTTAATAATTTTACTGTATAGAAGACTATTTTTGCGTACTTGTATTAGATGTACCGTTACTGACATAAAATTACCGGCATTAACTCTTCTAGAAATCATCACTAACAATCCAGATGGGGAGAATACTGTTTCGGGTACATTACCCCCCTAAGTAGTCGCGTCGGAGTCTGGTAGGCCCCACAAGGGTTACGAATGTTGATATGaagcgtttagttgcaaaatcagatacatcactaaaacataatttttaaacatgAAGAAAAAACGTATATCTCCTATACACCAAGAggtaaaattttaatactttgagGATacgtttgttatggaatattgcaATGTTCCATGACGTATGGCAATGACATTATTGCATAATTAGTagataatagagaaaatgtatttgatatatttggtttTGAAAATTATTCTGTGATCTATCTGGGTTTGCAAATGAATAACAGGACGTATCTTGGTTTGGAAGCAAAAAACCATTGTTACatacaatgtattattttaaacccactgTTTCAtcataaacaattaatttattattattattattattattattattattattattattattattattattattaaatcaccaGATCGCCTATTTCACAGGCATGGtcacacattttcttcttcattcttagAAGAAATCTGATTTTCAATCAAGCTTTCCAGTCTGTTAACAATACGTGCATGGTAGCTAACGTTTGAAGTGATTTCCAGTTATTACCAAAATGTTTTGTCAGCAAACAAGttacatcatttatttttaattgtgacaCTTGTACTCCTGGCAGCATTATGCTTGATggtgcaatatttatttatttttttggttatTGTAACAAATACTCTTGTACTGACTAGACTCACTTCTGTAGTGAACTTCATCCTTCACTAGGACGTCATCCTTCTTGTTGGActgaaagaaaaacgttttacATGGAAAGTTCCACTGAGCTGGTGGCCGCACTGTATTGGAAACAGTTTTTTCAGTCATATGTTTTATCTGACAAAGTTATGACTGTTccaaaattagagaaaatatcTGTTTACTCGTTAGGACTAATGATGACATCTTGCCGTTTTTCTATCAGCTGTTTCTGCGCGGGAACTATACTGATGCGCAATGAACGTGTGCGCAAATccttgatgtatctggttttgaaaaCAAACTCACGTGACatctggatttgcaaccaatactatttttcgtcatacaaatccatgtgatgtatctggttttggagcataatagtgctacagcagttgtagaatcatatgaagatatgaaatataacattaactaattttcgaaaaaaagtgatgtatctgattttgtgcgagatcgtacgtatttgcttgttttccgcacagaaccaatacgcggtaagtgtgaaataccacattcagtattcccaacgtaacacacacaacaatttccctcttcttaccgcttaggcgcgacattcattttactgctttaggcttttaacatattatttttggagacgtttaacatagtaataattataaattggaaacttaccactgcaatttcacctaaattgcaatgttaattatagtttttaaatatttgcaaaaattaagtaaagtctactactccacgaaacttttgcattcctgatacaagtaacattaaggaagccgtgaaaaaatcaacaagatacccgatgcggatgttattactgcaatatgttatataaataatattgttaaaatattaaaatgaaaaataaatcattacataaccttaccgtttgttttaagttcgcatttatagactggggaaaaaaaaaagacagacgtatatcacggcctgctggagaatagtaaacacagaaaacattttatagcaacaatgttgaagaaagatattttggttttccgaagttgccgtcattaaacagaaaccaacatggagatttcattgcaactaattagaaattcgtctttcaggtatgtaataaacgatcttcgcacaaaataatgtacgatacacgagcggtatgttgtattcatgttctcggaaattagaaaagctcaactacgttccgctttttcaatcttttcctcgaccatgaacacgtcaacataccgctgttgtaacgtatattactattacaactacacgcctcatatgTAACTATTTATGTGTTGGTTACACTGCTCGGCGCTTCAGTACCTTCCAAAAACTTGTTTTCGGAATTATAAAGTGTTCGCCTCTATTGTTAGACTGTTAGTTTGCATTGTAAATCGGCTCGAAGGCGTTCGGGATTTTTCAGgcccccacgcgactactaacATAATAGTATCATTATACCACACTCTTGTTTTCGATTAGAGTTTTACAGTTCTGTTGATAAGGGCAGTTATGTGGCTAAGAATAAAATGTGTAGTATTGAAGAAGAAGCAGTGCgtattagcctagatcatatatgtaacagatagctcatccttATGtaaaaatcggcagcactttgaacagaacaaccgccaggatcgctacccgtccgccgtaaacgaacacgagatggcagtacagtcgctaatgcaattcaaatgggagttatgacgttactcatgtaacaactagatggcagcatagtaaaccggataaaagttgttaccgtcaaagcctgaaaggccgagctatctgggtatattaTATGATCTACGGTATTAGACAGCTTTTGGACGAAGTAGAGACAAGTGATGATGAAAATGGATAATTCGATGATGACAAAGTGGCTCATCTGAGTGAATCAGAACATGGTACAGAAATAGTCAAATGTACGAACTCTATGAGTTTGAATGacgaaaacaaataaaatattcttgTTCATAATAATGAGTTACGACCATAGtaaattttgtatttctttgaaagtaatgtaattgtcTGCAAAGTTCtaaaattgcattaaaatttaCCAAGGGTACTGTTTATAAACCAGGCCATATGACATTTCCCTAAACTTTTTTATGTTTAGTAGTGATGATACGTATTATACCTTATAGAAAATTGCATTAAACAATACCTGTATATGTTTATGTAGTTATAATATTCTATTAAGTGGGAACATACAATATTTAAACTAACAACGATTAAAATGTGCATCAATAAACCAAGTTAATTGGGTGTAAAAAGGGCGCGTCATCTACtaatggctatttgcgccctaatctaaaaacctaaaaaaaaaaaacacacaatacaataatcagaatgcttaaaagaactaataAGCGTTGTCACGCTTAAAACGAGGTACTCAAATGCAGTTTaaacaaggtgatgcataaaaacCATAACAGGGAGCAGGTCTCAGACCCtagctagtatttaaaaagaaacgataaataatcaaacaaatgccaccagaaataaaacATCTGGCAAATTTCTAAAATAGGTACTCAATAAACCAAAATGACTACATAACACTTTGGTGTTTTTTTCATTGAAACTGAAACAAACTAACTGTTGAGTGTATAAACAAGTTATGATTATATAAAAACTGCAAAATATCATTAACATGCCACAATACATGCAATTTTAATATGAGGTACTGTCGAACCCTCACTACGTGACTATCAATGTCACAAACATTAGCGTACCTACTTATGTTTTAAACTAGCTGTGAATAGACATTCAAGTCACCACAATAAAGGAAAGAATAAGTGGAACAATTTTGATCTTACATGAAGAGAGTCATGGAAAAATAATTTCTCAGTTATATGATTTAGCAGAAATGGAGACTAGCGATATCAGAAATGTTACATCGTACTATACAGCTTGACAGAATTTATCTCAGAATTGTGAAAAAATATGTTGAGCTCAAAGACATTTATGGACAAGACAGCCATCGCTTCGATATACAGAATGCAcagtaagtaataattaatttcagctgattattctttgtgatattccaaacaaaaaagtttatataattttgcttctctttcctttctttttgagAAAAAGGGAATGGTATATATTAGGCATTTAATAACGTATTTTAGGAACGCCACAAATTGAATTTCCAAAATGAGCAGTGAATTTAAgggagcagtatattatgataataaatgataaaataaatttagtgttGTTCTTTAATAGTCAAGAAACTTGATCCGGACGCATGtgacattataaaattaattttcagaatgAAAACTATCAGCAAATAGGAATCTAAATTAGAAGAATACGTACCATCAGTCTAGACACAAGTGGTAAAGTGTCAATAAGTACGAATCTACATCAAAGTAACTGTGCTCTAGGAATCCcaatgaaaaaatgagaaaataatgcAATTGATACCGGTATCTCTACATTTTTTGCGTTGTAAAAAAGACCGAGAATACTCATCCATACCTTTTCACTAGATATATCGTCGTAATATAGTGAGAAGATTCATAACTAATGACCTGGATGCCATCCTCTATTGGATATTGTGTAACAATGACTTTGGGTGATCATCacgtaaatatttattaatggaaaaaaattcgTTGTCACCGGAATCGAACACAGGATCCTCAGCTTctcgcgctgagtgctcttaccatctgtgCTATGACGAGACGCGATCTAAGTATCTATGCAATGACTACAAGTACtgattacacaatattcaatagagaACAGCGAGGTCCtctaataagaaaaaaacacgcacgcacgcacgcacgcactcactcactcactcactcacgcacgcacgcacgcacgcgcgcgcgcgcacacacacacacacacacacacacacaaacaaggtgtttcagaccacccataACTGggctttttctcgaaaattatgTAGTACTGGTTGTTcacaaaaaaatttgataaccgaaacctatgtaaagaatcgattggtggtagtaccatttcccataCCTGTGGTCAACCTCGAAATTTCAAATCAGAACATAGGTCACTGAAGACAGTGGCgtcaacttttagaaaatattggATGGGCTCAAATAGTTGAGTTCTACCACAGTATAGTACATACAATCGAAGATTGACACGTGGTAGAATCGACTgtgcttgaggtgattttttgcatttctcgcgatacagcgctccaagcggctagtcACTAGGAGTacgaggaacaatagactgtgctgtatttcgcattgttgtgaagcAGAGGAatagttgtgtaaactgtgaaatttcGTTAtaggttgtaataaatgttaatggctaaaacaCAATAACtgaataatatgggacaagaggGAACGTTTGTAGTTCTGTAAATTGCAAGAAAAATAGGCCAGAGTTAtctttcttccgaaagatccaacAAGGTGATTTTACAAAACATAGTATATACttcatgaatataataaataaaactaatgtatttaatatttcaaaaatggaaggaaggttttaatttttccaaaagaacacgataacGAAAGTATAATAAATTTTGTCGTGTGCTACACAAGGGgtgtgtgatgaggcgatagtagtgatacTAGTGGCTAGCAAATAGCAAGTTCAAATGTAAATGGATGCATATACTCTTCGTATTAAGCTTCGTGTCTATGTAGGCTACTAGAATGTGGTTAtatgtaaaaagtaaataaatatcataaacagtaatagtaataataataataataataataataataatatgaattattGGCTGGGCTTGCCTATATAATTTGTCGCCGCTCACTGAAGGTATCAATGGAAACTACTTTgagaaagaaacaacttttactgaacaTCACTGGACCGTGTAAGATACTTTCTACAGACATCACATATGAATACGTTCTCATCCCTCAGCAGCAATTCATGTTTTTCTTAGGTTATTCCGATGTGGAAAGCACATTCCAAAAACATTGCATTTGAATGAATACTCGGTCGTATGCTGGCGTTCATGGCTCTTAATGTCACTCGACAGCAAGAAGCACTTTCCGTAAAAATAGAATTTGAATAATTCCTCACTTGTATGTTGGCATCTATGTCTTTCTAGCACACCCGACTACATGACTGCATAGCTATCGGGTCGGAATATTGTTTCTGCCTACTATGATGGATTTCGtgttattaccacagtctactatatagtcacgaagcttgagttttgaggatgctagaaacaatagactgtgacggtactattttgcattgcctgtaatgaggcgatattagcgatcctagtggtgagcaactatctaatgtttgcagatttactacgtattgagcttcgcgactaatATAAGTTAGACTGTGTTATTACTGTTTTTTAAGTTTACTACCCTGTGACAAGCACTTTCAATTAATATAGTGTCTGAATGAATTCTTATGTGTCTGCTGGCTTTGCGTTTTTAGGTCACTCCATTCTGTAAAACATTTTCGCCAGATATCACACTGGAAACTTTTTCACCAGTATGCTGAAGGCTATGCCTTTTCAGTGAATTCCAAtgcgaaaaacactttccacaaacatcgcacaAAAATGGTTTTTCTCCAGTGTGATAACGTTCATGCATCCTTAGATAACTTGAAAGTGCAAAACgctttccacaaacatcacatttgaatggtttgtCACCACTATGTTGCATTTCATGAAGTTTTAGGTTACTCCGCTGCACAAAGCAACGTCCACAATCaacgcatttgaatggcttctcacCAGTATGCAGTCTCTCATGCCTTTTTAAAACACCCGACTGCGTAAAACACTTTCCGCAGaaatcgcatttgaatggtttttcaCCACTATGTTGCAATAGATGGAATTTTAGGTCACTACGTTGCAGGAAGGACTTTTCGCAAATAATGCATTTGAATCGCTTCTCACCAGTATGCAGGCTCTCATGTCTTTTTAGAGTCCCTGATTGCgtaaaacactttccacagatatcgcatttgaatggtttctcaccAGTATGTAACAGTAGATGAAGTTTGAGGTCACTCCGCTGGAGGAAGAATTTTCCACACGATTGACATTGGAAAGGTTTCTGAGGAATATGTAGATGTTTATGCCTGTTTAAGACACTCAGCCTTGTAAAAcattttccacacacatcacatttaaaaggtttctcgTCATTGTGAACACGCAAATGGGCTTCTAGGTAACATCGCCGTTGGaagcactttccacaaacatcgcaatTAAATTGTTTCTTAACATTATGTTGCACTAGATGGAGTTCTAGAGTAGTCTCCTGAGGAAAGCACTTCCCACAATAAGCGCATTTGAAAGGTTCGTCACCAGTATGCAGAAGTTTATGCTTTTTGAGGAATCTCGACTTCGTAAAACTGTCTCCACAGACATCACATCTGAATGGTTTCTCGCCATGTTGCACTAGATGGAGTTTTAGATCACTTCGCTGCAGAAAGCACTTTCCACAAGGGGTACATTTGAATGGTGTCGCACCAGTATGCAAACGTCTATGCCTATTTAGGACATTCGACCGtgtaaaacactttccacagatatcacatttgaatggtttgtCGCCATTATGCACACGCAGATGGACTTTCAGGTTATACCGCtccgagaaacactttccacaaacatcgcattttatttctttctgaaCAATGTCCTGACATTGACCGatattttcattattcgcaaCGGGGGAGTAATTTCCAGGGACATCGCTTCTGAAAAATCTGTCATCAGTGTGGTAGCGTTCATGACTTTTGAGATCGGTTGGcttggaaaaatattttccaCAGACATTGGATTTCAATGTTTCCTCGCCTCTGTGCAGAAGTTCATGGCATTCTACCGGTTCATGTTGCAAAAAACACTTCCCACTGATATCACATTTGGAAATCTTTTCGTCTGTGTGATTCGGCATATGATTTTGCAGATTACCCGAAGTCGAGGAACAGTTTTCGAAAATATCGCATTTGAATCGCTTCTCATCACTATTAGGCCGAAAATTCTTCGTAGAAGAATCACAGTGGTTTGCAACCTCACAAATACCCGAATGTGCTTCATGTGTAAAATC includes the following:
- the LOC138691608 gene encoding zinc finger protein 431-like isoform X1, which translates into the protein MVTSCIAFGCNNLQDKRIKRQFHMFPFSRPEILNRWIAAIRRENWKPSPTSRICSDHFLESDYEKRPGCQLKKLRNDAIPCVFSFPPHLQRNHTYRRKLVRSEVKGMATCTTSSEVLDNGSEEQLTCEMDVIKKEPEVDPLAIQWSDETDTDEKKPLSEQVNLLDLHVAGIKTECVDHSYDLKSDFRVEGTPVPTNFVTTKCKAEEELCDLDTVKEELKLELKAEDSEILTDSSADSNYRTVSSECEDFTHEAHSGICEVANHCDSSTKNFRPNSDEKRFKCDIFENCSSTSGNLQNHMPNHTDEKISKCDISGKCFLQHEPVECHELLHRGEETLKSNVCGKYFSKPTDLKSHERYHTDDRFFRSDVPGNYSPVANNENIGQCQDIVQKEIKCDVCGKCFSERYNLKVHLRVHNGDKPFKCDICGKCFTRSNVLNRHRRLHTGATPFKCTPCGKCFLQRSDLKLHLVQHGEKPFRCDVCGDSFTKSRFLKKHKLLHTGDEPFKCAYCGKCFPQETTLELHLVQHNVKKQFNCDVCGKCFQRRCYLEAHLRVHNDEKPFKCDVCGKCFTRLSVLNRHKHLHIPQKPFQCQSCGKFFLQRSDLKLHLLLHTGEKPFKCDICGKCFTQSGTLKRHESLHTGEKRFKCIICEKSFLQRSDLKFHLLQHSGEKPFKCDFCGKCFTQSGVLKRHERLHTGEKPFKCVDCGRCFVQRSNLKLHEMQHSGDKPFKCDVCGKRFALSSYLRMHERYHTGEKPFLCDVCGKCFSHWNSLKRHSLQHTGEKVSSVISGENVLQNGVT
- the LOC138691608 gene encoding zinc finger protein 431-like isoform X2, whose translation is MDVIKKEPEVDPLAIQWSDETDTDEKKPLSEQVNLLDLHVAGIKTECVDHSYDLKSDFRVEGTPVPTNFVTTKCKAEEELCDLDTVKEELKLELKAEDSEILTDSSADSNYRTVSSECEDFTHEAHSGICEVANHCDSSTKNFRPNSDEKRFKCDIFENCSSTSGNLQNHMPNHTDEKISKCDISGKCFLQHEPVECHELLHRGEETLKSNVCGKYFSKPTDLKSHERYHTDDRFFRSDVPGNYSPVANNENIGQCQDIVQKEIKCDVCGKCFSERYNLKVHLRVHNGDKPFKCDICGKCFTRSNVLNRHRRLHTGATPFKCTPCGKCFLQRSDLKLHLVQHGEKPFRCDVCGDSFTKSRFLKKHKLLHTGDEPFKCAYCGKCFPQETTLELHLVQHNVKKQFNCDVCGKCFQRRCYLEAHLRVHNDEKPFKCDVCGKCFTRLSVLNRHKHLHIPQKPFQCQSCGKFFLQRSDLKLHLLLHTGEKPFKCDICGKCFTQSGTLKRHESLHTGEKRFKCIICEKSFLQRSDLKFHLLQHSGEKPFKCDFCGKCFTQSGVLKRHERLHTGEKPFKCVDCGRCFVQRSNLKLHEMQHSGDKPFKCDVCGKRFALSSYLRMHERYHTGEKPFLCDVCGKCFSHWNSLKRHSLQHTGEKVSSVISGENVLQNGVT